GACCTCGGCCCCGACCCGATCCTGCGCATCGGCAACGGCGTCGTGCTCGGCCGCGGCAGCCATGTCATCGCCGACACCACGGTGACGATCGGCGACGACTGCTACTTCGGGCCCACGGTGTACGTGACGTCCACGAACCACTCGTACGACGATCCGCACACGCCCATCGGCAAGCAGTGGCCGCGCATGGAGCCCGTCGAGATCGGGCCGGGCTGCTGGATCGGCACGAACGCCGTGATCCTGCCGGGGGCGCGGATCGGGCGCAACGTCGTGGTGGCCGCGGGCGCGGTCGTGCGGGGCTCCGTGCCCGACCATGCCGTGGTGGCGGGAGCCCCTGCCCGCGTCGTGCGCACGTGGGACGCGGACAAGGGGTGGCAGCCGCCGCTGCGGACGCCCGCGCCGGTGCCTATTCCTGACGGGGTCACGCCGGAACAGTTGATCGCCCTGGGTGAGTTGGGCGATCTCGACCTGGACGATCTCGACCTGGGCGAGCAGGTCTGACGCGGGGCGGCTCCGGTCAGCTGGCCAGCAGCACCGTGCCCACCAGCGCGAGCCCCGCGCCCGCCGCCTGCACGCCCCGCAGCCGTTCCTTCAGCACCGCACGTGCCGCGAGCGCGGTGATCACCGGGTAGGTCGAGGAGAGCACGGCGGCCAGGGTGACCGGGCCGTTCTGGGCGGCCAGGGAGTACGTGCCGTTGGCCGCGACATCGGCCAGGCCGACGAAGGCGAGCGCCGGGAGAGCCGCCCGGATGAGCCCCATGCCCGTGCCCTCGGGGAGTGCGGGGCCGCCCCGCTTCACTGAGACGAACAGCGCGGCCCCGCCCGCCGCCACGTTCGTCACGCGCTGCACGAACAGCGCGAGGAACAGCCCGGTGAGGTTGCTCGACGCCTCGGAGATGAGGGCGAGTACCGCGCCGAAGCCGAAGGCCGCGAGCAGCGTGAGCAGGACCGCCTGCCGCTGCACGGGAGCGCCGCGCAGCTCGGGGCCGCCCGCGAGCACGATGCCCACGATGGCGACCGTGAGACCGGCGAACTGCGGGACTCCCGGCCGCTCGCCCAGGAAGAGCCCCACCGCCACCGGCACGACGACGCCCACGGAGGCGAGCGGTGAGACCACGCTCATCGGACCGATGGCCAGGGCCTTGTAGAAGGCGAGCATCGCCACCGGCCCGAGCAGGCCCGCGGCCACCGCGAACCACAGCTGCGGCCCCCACTCGGTCCAGCCGCCGGTGGCGACGACGATGACCCCGAGGACGAGCACGGCGATGGTCTGCGAGGCGACGACGACGGTGAGCGCGGGGATGCGTCGGGTCAGCAGTCCGCCGCCGAAGTCGGCAAGGCCGTACATCAGGCTGGTGGCCAGAGCGAACAGTGCTGTCATCGAAGATCCTCGCAGTACAGTGTGGTGAACCTTTAGGTGCACCACACCGTAGTTCAGTATCGTAAACTCTGTCATTCAAAATATTGGATGGAATGTGTCTGACCTTGATCAGCTCACGCAGTCGCTCGCCCGCAACCTGAAGCGATGGCGTTCGGAACGGGGCTTCACGCTCGATGCGCTCGCGGCCCGCGCGGGCGTCAGCCGCGGCATGATCATCCAGATCGAGCAGGCCAGGACCAACCCCAGCGTCGGCATCACGGTGAAGCTCGCCGACGCCCTGGGCATCAGCATCACCACGCTCCTCGACTACGAGCAGGGCTCGCACGTCCGGCTCGTGCCGCCGGAGCAGGCGGTGCGCATGTGGTCCACGGAGGCGGGCAGCAGTACGACCCTCCTGGTCGGGACCGAGGCGCGCGGGCCCTTCGAGCTGTGGGCGTGGAAGCTGATGCCCGGGGACGGCAGCGACTCGGACGCGCACCCGCCGGGGACGATGGAGCTGCTGCACGTGTCGGCGGGCGAACTGACGCTCGTCGTGGACGGCGTGGAGCATCTCGTGCCCGCCGGATCGGCGGCGTCGTTCGAGGCGAACGTGGGGCACGGCTATCACAACAAGGGTGCCGAGCCGGTCGAGATGACCATGTCGGTGTCGGTGCCGCCGGCCCACGCCTCGTCGTACTGACGCCTTCCGCGGCCTGTTAGCGTGCGGCCATGCGTGCACCCATGGGAGATTTCGACGACGTCCGCCCCGCGCCCGAGGCCCTCGGCCTGCTGGTCGCGCCCGTCGCCGACGCCGTGCGCGGATGGAGCGGGACCGTACCCGCCGAGCAGGTCCTGCACGTCGACACCGACCCGGCGTGGGCCGACACCACCACCTTCGTGGAGCACTACGGCCAGGACATCCTTGAGCGGTCCGCGAACTGCGTAGTCGTCGCGGGCAAGCGCGGCGGCGAGACCTCGTTCGCCGCGTGCCTGGTCCTCTCCACGACCCGCGTCGACGTGAACGGCGTCGTGCGCCGCCGACTCGGCGCCCGCAAGGCCTCGTTCGCGCCGATGGACACGGCCACCGGCGAGACCGGCATGGAGTACGGCGGCATCACCCCGATCGGCCTGCCCGCCGACTGGCCGCTGCTCGTGGACGCCGCCGTCGTCGACCTGCCGTACGCCCTGGTCGGCAGCGGCAGCCGCCGGGGCAAGCTCATCGTGCCCGGCAAGGCGTTCGCCGAGCTGCCGAACGCGGTGGTGCTCGAAGGGCTCGGCGCCGCCTGACGCGGGCGGGGCTCCGGTCGCCCGACCCGGACGGGTTCAGGCCCCGCTCACCCGCAGACCCCTCCCTCACGCAGCCGGGCGATGTCGTCGGGCCCGCGCCCCAGCTCGCCCAGGATCCGCTCGGTGTGCTCGCCCGCGGCCGGCACCGGATCCATGCGCGGGGCCACGCCCTTCAGGTTCGCGGGCGGCACCAGCGCCTGCACGGGGGACGGGGCGCCCGGAATCGCGACCTGCCGCCAGCGGTCGCGTTCGGTGAGCGCGGGGTGGTCGAGGAACTCGGCGACCGAATTGACGCCCGCGTTGGCGATGTTGGCGCGATCGAGCAGCTCCATCGCCTCGTCGCTGCCGAGTCCGGCGAAGCGTGCCGAGATGATCGCGTCGAGTTCGTCGCGGTGCGCGACCCGGTCCGAGCCGGTGGCGAACCGTGGATCGCCGGTCAACTCGGGCCGCCCGATGACCTGTTCGCACAGAGCGGCCCACTCGCGTTCGTTCTGCACGGACAGCAGGACGTCCTTGCCGTCGGACGCGGTGAACGGGCCGTACGGTGCCACCGTCGCGTGCCGGGCGCCGACGCGCGGCGGCTGCGTGCCGCCGTAGCGCGTGTAGTACGCGGGCTGGCTCATCCAC
This Streptomyces sp. NBC_01283 DNA region includes the following protein-coding sequences:
- a CDS encoding DapH/DapD/GlmU-related protein translates to MPKNRNTFSSAVADWRRRATQRAVHAGWAWVQRTGAVTAQRPGRLRFGALGDHTKLAFPQGTVFGEPWIRIGDHCIIGEQVTLTAGMMPDLDLGPDPILRIGNGVVLGRGSHVIADTTVTIGDDCYFGPTVYVTSTNHSYDDPHTPIGKQWPRMEPVEIGPGCWIGTNAVILPGARIGRNVVVAAGAVVRGSVPDHAVVAGAPARVVRTWDADKGWQPPLRTPAPVPIPDGVTPEQLIALGELGDLDLDDLDLGEQV
- a CDS encoding helix-turn-helix domain-containing protein, with the translated sequence MSDLDQLTQSLARNLKRWRSERGFTLDALAARAGVSRGMIIQIEQARTNPSVGITVKLADALGISITTLLDYEQGSHVRLVPPEQAVRMWSTEAGSSTTLLVGTEARGPFELWAWKLMPGDGSDSDAHPPGTMELLHVSAGELTLVVDGVEHLVPAGSAASFEANVGHGYHNKGAEPVEMTMSVSVPPAHASSY
- a CDS encoding YbaK/EbsC family protein, giving the protein MRAPMGDFDDVRPAPEALGLLVAPVADAVRGWSGTVPAEQVLHVDTDPAWADTTTFVEHYGQDILERSANCVVVAGKRGGETSFAACLVLSTTRVDVNGVVRRRLGARKASFAPMDTATGETGMEYGGITPIGLPADWPLLVDAAVVDLPYALVGSGSRRGKLIVPGKAFAELPNAVVLEGLGAA
- a CDS encoding EamA family transporter — encoded protein: MTALFALATSLMYGLADFGGGLLTRRIPALTVVVASQTIAVLVLGVIVVATGGWTEWGPQLWFAVAAGLLGPVAMLAFYKALAIGPMSVVSPLASVGVVVPVAVGLFLGERPGVPQFAGLTVAIVGIVLAGGPELRGAPVQRQAVLLTLLAAFGFGAVLALISEASSNLTGLFLALFVQRVTNVAAGGAALFVSVKRGGPALPEGTGMGLIRAALPALAFVGLADVAANGTYSLAAQNGPVTLAAVLSSTYPVITALAARAVLKERLRGVQAAGAGLALVGTVLLAS